The Ferroacidibacillus organovorans genome window below encodes:
- a CDS encoding molybdopterin-dependent oxidoreductase: MNWVKTACPLDCYDTCGMLARIDGGKIVEVKGDPDHPITKGRLCVRGHNLTKRHGHPNRLKTPLKRTGNGWEAISWERAYQEIAERMRRAIDVHGPQSIMHSYDYGSSGLTKSLIDRFFYALDGFTETVGSLCWEAGLAAQTLDFGEARSHSPEDMAMHSKHIVLWGRNAGVTNQHLIPFLAQAKARGATLAIVNPLPTPLDRMADCIVRPKPGSDGALALGLCRQLVVDERYDQEFVRMHVQGFPSFRALLETYDQAHVTKVCGISPEAFTALANLYAKKPTATLLGIGLQRYRNGGHTIRAIDALCAITGQIGVPGGGANYANREVARFVNWDYLSGKREVQRRVMSRTTQAEEILRANPKVDVLVVSRTNLLRQVPNTHAMRQAIAHIGTKVVIDMFMTETALVADYVLPTTSIFEEEDAMVTTMWNPYATYANPVVVPPEGVKPDWKIFYELADAMNLNVEKVDPQTAIQMAMGLTDEELRVWQSTGHRKFPIASVAYGDYSFLTNSGKIELISDEVDVFQTASDDELHAEYPYRLLTIHPAYRQNSQIEGANSQGEIPLLYVSDAVMIREQLQQQEMVMVQTSVGHIEAYVKSVPSASRDDVLWLEVGLRGINEITPSHKADLGDSSAQYDLWCRIQKPRHSIDVRHSD, from the coding sequence ATGAATTGGGTAAAGACTGCCTGTCCATTAGACTGTTATGACACATGCGGCATGCTTGCCAGAATCGATGGCGGAAAAATTGTCGAGGTAAAGGGCGATCCGGATCACCCGATCACTAAAGGACGACTTTGTGTTCGCGGGCATAATTTGACTAAGCGACATGGGCATCCGAATCGTCTAAAGACGCCGCTCAAGCGTACAGGCAATGGTTGGGAAGCAATTTCCTGGGAAAGGGCATATCAAGAGATTGCTGAACGCATGAGACGAGCGATTGATGTACATGGGCCACAATCTATCATGCACTCGTATGACTATGGATCGAGTGGTCTCACGAAATCGCTGATCGATCGTTTTTTCTACGCTCTTGACGGCTTTACGGAAACGGTGGGGAGTTTGTGCTGGGAGGCGGGACTCGCGGCGCAAACACTGGACTTTGGTGAAGCGCGGAGTCACTCGCCTGAGGATATGGCGATGCATAGTAAACACATTGTGCTGTGGGGTCGCAACGCGGGGGTGACCAACCAGCATCTCATTCCATTTCTTGCTCAGGCAAAGGCAAGGGGAGCCACACTTGCAATTGTCAATCCACTTCCGACACCCTTAGATCGAATGGCGGATTGCATAGTCCGGCCAAAGCCAGGGTCGGATGGGGCATTGGCGCTAGGATTGTGCCGCCAACTTGTAGTGGATGAAAGGTATGATCAGGAATTTGTTCGCATGCATGTACAGGGGTTCCCATCGTTTCGAGCTTTGCTTGAGACATATGATCAGGCGCACGTGACAAAAGTGTGCGGCATTTCACCCGAAGCATTCACTGCGTTGGCAAATCTTTACGCAAAAAAGCCAACAGCCACACTGCTTGGCATCGGATTGCAGCGATACCGCAATGGAGGACATACGATCCGAGCAATCGACGCGCTCTGTGCGATCACGGGTCAAATTGGAGTGCCCGGTGGAGGTGCAAACTACGCCAACCGAGAAGTGGCACGCTTTGTAAACTGGGATTACCTCTCTGGGAAGCGGGAAGTACAGAGGCGCGTGATGTCGCGGACCACTCAGGCGGAAGAAATTTTGCGTGCGAATCCGAAAGTGGATGTTTTGGTTGTGTCGAGAACCAACTTGTTGCGGCAGGTGCCAAACACACATGCCATGCGTCAAGCCATCGCTCACATCGGAACAAAAGTTGTCATTGACATGTTCATGACGGAAACGGCACTTGTCGCTGATTATGTCTTGCCGACAACAAGCATCTTTGAAGAAGAAGACGCGATGGTAACCACCATGTGGAATCCCTATGCAACATATGCCAACCCAGTCGTCGTGCCACCAGAGGGCGTCAAGCCTGATTGGAAAATCTTCTATGAACTGGCGGATGCGATGAATCTTAATGTGGAGAAAGTGGATCCGCAAACGGCGATTCAAATGGCGATGGGACTGACGGATGAGGAACTTAGAGTATGGCAAAGTACGGGGCATCGCAAGTTTCCAATTGCGTCTGTAGCGTACGGAGATTATTCTTTTTTAACCAACTCTGGAAAAATTGAGCTCATTAGCGATGAAGTGGACGTGTTTCAGACAGCTTCTGACGACGAATTGCACGCAGAGTATCCGTATCGACTCTTGACGATTCATCCGGCCTATCGACAAAACTCCCAGATCGAAGGGGCGAATTCACAAGGGGAAATCCCCTTGCTTTATGTCTCTGATGCCGTGATGATACGAGAGCAGCTACAGCAACAGGAGATGGTTATGGTTCAAACGTCTGTTGGGCATATTGAGGCTTATGTGAAATCTGTACCGTCCGCTTCGCGTGACGACGTTCTTTGGCTGGAAGTAGGACTGCGAGGCATCAATGAGATTACGCCCTCACACAAGGCGGATCTTGGAGACAGCAGCGCACAGTACGACCTGTGGTGCAGAATTCAAAAACCCCGTCACTCGATCGATGTGAGGCATTCAGATTAG
- the ychF gene encoding redox-regulated ATPase YchF, whose amino-acid sequence MSLKAGIVGLPNVGKSTLFNAITKAGAEAANYPFCTIDPNVGVVEVPDERLALLANVVHPEKIVPTTFEFVDIAGLVAGASKGEGLGNKFLAHIREVDAIVHVVRCFADDQVTHVSGRIDPQADIETIELELIFADMDTVARRLDRLRKQSKSGDTKVKEEVSFFETVAAHLEEGLPLRRLEFSDEQLFWLRDLHLLSQKPVIYAANVTESEVAMESLPEVDRVRDIAAKDQAQVVVISAKIESELAELDAEEQRVFLEELGLKESGLDRLIRSSYELLGLITYFTAGVQEVRAWTIRKGTRAPQAAGVIHTDFEKGFIRAEVVSCQDLVKAGSYVNAREQGKLRLEGKEYTVTDGDVMHFRFNV is encoded by the coding sequence ATGTCGCTAAAAGCGGGCATTGTAGGCTTGCCAAACGTAGGAAAATCGACGCTGTTTAATGCGATTACAAAAGCGGGCGCAGAGGCGGCTAACTACCCCTTTTGTACAATCGACCCCAACGTTGGTGTAGTTGAAGTGCCAGATGAACGTCTTGCGTTGCTGGCCAACGTCGTGCATCCAGAGAAAATTGTGCCGACAACGTTTGAATTTGTCGATATTGCGGGTTTGGTCGCAGGCGCAAGCAAAGGGGAGGGATTGGGCAACAAATTCCTCGCGCACATTCGCGAGGTGGATGCCATCGTTCACGTGGTGCGTTGCTTTGCTGATGATCAGGTTACGCATGTTTCGGGGCGAATCGATCCTCAGGCAGATATTGAGACCATTGAACTTGAGTTGATTTTTGCTGACATGGACACCGTGGCTAGACGGCTGGACCGACTAAGGAAACAGAGTAAGAGCGGGGATACCAAGGTCAAGGAAGAGGTTTCTTTCTTCGAGACCGTTGCCGCACATCTCGAAGAAGGTCTCCCGCTTCGCAGACTTGAGTTTTCGGACGAGCAGCTGTTTTGGCTTCGCGATCTGCACCTGCTTTCCCAAAAACCGGTCATCTACGCTGCGAATGTCACTGAAAGTGAAGTTGCAATGGAAAGCTTGCCGGAGGTTGATCGGGTTAGGGACATAGCGGCAAAAGACCAGGCGCAAGTCGTTGTGATCAGCGCAAAGATTGAGTCGGAATTGGCAGAACTGGATGCAGAGGAACAGCGAGTGTTTTTAGAAGAGTTAGGTCTAAAGGAATCAGGGCTTGACCGCTTGATCCGTTCTTCTTATGAACTGCTCGGGCTTATTACTTACTTTACAGCTGGTGTGCAGGAAGTGCGCGCGTGGACAATTAGGAAAGGAACGCGCGCACCTCAAGCTGCAGGGGTTATTCACACGGATTTTGAAAAAGGGTTTATTCGGGCGGAAGTGGTATCGTGCCAAGATCTCGTTAAGGCAGGTTCATATGTGAATGCCCGTGAACAGGGGAAGCTTCGTCTCGAAGGAAAAGAATACACAGTGACAGATGGAGATGTGATGCATTTTCGCTTCAATGTCTAG
- a CDS encoding DUF4446 family protein has protein sequence MLSFMTTIYRPGILISVAAGSLAFSLITLLIALISSGSVRRLKRRYRQLVRNQEGVDLEDLMKTIHQENEALQNQVRMLARQVESHEMRLKSKVSSVQLFRYNAFREPGNDLSFSLSLIDEEGRGAVLSSIYGREDSRVYAKPLEEGASTYTLTDEEREVIARTMKQSAEAGSGIPKHLMPKSTG, from the coding sequence GTGCTTTCATTTATGACAACGATTTATCGACCGGGGATTCTCATTTCTGTCGCGGCGGGAAGTCTTGCATTCAGTCTGATTACGCTGTTGATTGCGCTCATTTCATCAGGAAGCGTTCGTCGACTTAAACGACGCTATCGCCAGTTGGTGAGAAATCAAGAGGGTGTAGATCTTGAAGACCTCATGAAGACGATTCATCAAGAGAATGAGGCGCTACAGAATCAGGTGCGCATGTTGGCAAGACAGGTTGAATCGCATGAAATGAGACTTAAATCAAAGGTTTCGAGTGTTCAGCTCTTTCGCTACAACGCATTTCGTGAGCCAGGAAATGATCTGAGTTTTTCACTGTCACTCATCGATGAAGAAGGGCGCGGTGCAGTGCTTAGCAGTATCTACGGCAGAGAAGATTCACGTGTGTACGCGAAACCTCTGGAAGAGGGAGCTTCAACGTACACACTGACTGATGAAGAGCGTGAAGTGATCGCTCGCACGATGAAACAATCTGCCGAGGCTGGATCAGGCATTCCTAAACATTTGATGCCAAAGTCGACTGGTTAA
- a CDS encoding single-stranded DNA-binding protein translates to MLNRIILIGRLTQDPELRYTATGTAVASFSLAVDRQRANQAGEREADFINIVVWQKLGELCAQYLRKGRMAAVEGRLQIRQYENREGQKVRVAEVIADNVRFLDRGDASPATSTGTQTRSEGSRSMSESRYQDDPFADDGHSIDIVDDDLPF, encoded by the coding sequence ATGCTCAACCGGATTATTCTCATAGGTAGACTCACGCAAGACCCTGAACTTCGCTATACAGCGACAGGAACTGCCGTCGCGTCATTCTCGCTTGCCGTTGACCGTCAGCGGGCAAACCAAGCTGGGGAACGTGAAGCAGATTTTATTAATATTGTCGTCTGGCAAAAGCTTGGCGAACTTTGTGCGCAATATTTGCGCAAAGGTCGAATGGCTGCGGTTGAAGGACGTTTACAAATTCGTCAATATGAAAACCGTGAGGGACAGAAAGTGCGCGTGGCCGAAGTCATCGCTGATAACGTTCGTTTCTTGGATCGTGGCGATGCATCGCCTGCTACTTCAACTGGAACTCAGACACGGAGTGAAGGATCACGCTCGATGAGTGAGTCGCGCTATCAGGATGATCCGTTTGCGGATGATGGACACTCGATTGATATCGTGGATGATGATCTACCGTTCTAG
- the yyaC gene encoding spore protease YyaC, whose translation MELFIKNTAGNPIQIDYTDIQAKSVLSNALNHHLVKRDPRRPLIILCIGTDRSTGDALGPFVGTRLLEQNHDCYVFGTLESPVHAVNLKETIQHIERSFVHPYIIAVDACLGQSSSVGKIQFAQGPLKPGAGVNKKLPEVGDVHITGIVNVGGFMEYFVLQNTRLQLVISMAKVIADSIEQSIANHVNSELVQAEDTSPTLTSRLWHQMFRNA comes from the coding sequence ATGGAACTGTTCATAAAAAATACTGCCGGCAATCCCATTCAGATTGACTACACTGACATTCAAGCCAAATCAGTCCTTTCAAATGCGCTGAACCATCACCTTGTAAAAAGGGATCCTCGTCGACCACTGATCATTCTGTGCATTGGAACAGATCGTTCAACCGGGGATGCTCTTGGCCCATTTGTTGGCACTCGTTTGCTCGAACAAAATCACGATTGCTACGTCTTTGGGACGCTTGAATCGCCTGTTCACGCTGTAAATCTCAAAGAAACCATCCAACATATCGAACGTTCATTCGTTCATCCCTACATCATCGCTGTGGACGCATGTCTTGGCCAGAGTAGCAGCGTCGGAAAAATTCAGTTTGCACAAGGTCCACTCAAACCAGGCGCTGGTGTAAATAAAAAACTCCCGGAAGTGGGAGATGTCCACATCACGGGAATTGTTAATGTTGGTGGTTTTATGGAATACTTTGTTCTTCAAAACACGCGACTACAGTTGGTAATCTCCATGGCCAAAGTCATTGCAGATTCCATTGAGCAAAGCATCGCCAATCACGTCAACAGTGAATTGGTTCAAGCGGAGGACACATCACCCACATTAACCAGTCGACTTTGGCATCAAATGTTTAGGAATGCCTGA
- a CDS encoding aminotransferase class V-fold PLP-dependent enzyme → MTIYLDNAASSWPKPPEVYDAVKNWMQKNGANPGRGSHAMGREAHQLLYTVRSELAHLFHVEDPSRIALLQNITEALNVALFGFLEPNDHVVSNDLEHNSIRRPLERLKSQGVNVNRVQLQNGNELESLAERCNERTKLLVLTHGSNVTGEIIPLQRVVKQIKHIYPNLHVLVDAAQTVGYEEIDVTQSGVDLFAFTGHKGLFGPQGTGGLYVAPGIRLEPLLLGGTGRNSESVDAPLNMPERLESGTRNTPGFAGLLEGIRYLRGVGISTVQQHDFALIQRVFEGLCGLKGVTVLGPPLGSYRLPLLSFTVKGYQSNEVVVILDQHYRIAVRGGLHCAPDVHQQYGTKDTGAIRVSVSWFTTVEEVDLFIAAMKDIVEAIV, encoded by the coding sequence ATGACAATCTATCTTGATAACGCCGCATCCAGTTGGCCAAAACCTCCTGAAGTTTATGATGCGGTGAAAAATTGGATGCAAAAAAATGGAGCCAATCCGGGACGCGGAAGCCACGCGATGGGAAGAGAAGCCCACCAATTGCTCTATACGGTGCGGTCAGAACTTGCCCATCTTTTTCATGTTGAAGACCCATCAAGAATCGCATTGCTTCAAAATATCACGGAAGCACTCAATGTTGCGCTGTTCGGGTTTTTGGAGCCGAACGATCACGTTGTTTCAAATGATTTGGAACACAACAGTATTCGAAGGCCTCTCGAGAGACTCAAGTCACAGGGAGTAAACGTGAATCGTGTGCAACTTCAAAATGGAAATGAACTGGAGTCATTGGCTGAACGCTGCAATGAGAGAACAAAATTATTGGTTTTGACACACGGAAGCAATGTGACAGGAGAAATCATCCCTTTGCAGAGGGTTGTTAAACAGATAAAGCATATCTACCCCAATCTCCACGTTTTGGTGGATGCTGCACAGACAGTAGGGTATGAAGAGATTGACGTTACACAATCAGGCGTTGATCTTTTTGCGTTTACAGGACATAAAGGCCTCTTTGGACCGCAGGGAACGGGAGGGCTCTATGTAGCGCCTGGCATACGCCTGGAACCTCTTTTGCTCGGTGGAACAGGAAGGAATTCAGAGTCTGTCGATGCACCATTAAATATGCCCGAGCGATTGGAGAGTGGGACGAGAAATACGCCTGGTTTTGCCGGTTTATTAGAAGGAATACGTTATCTGCGCGGTGTGGGAATCTCGACGGTTCAACAGCATGACTTTGCTCTCATACAAAGAGTGTTTGAAGGACTTTGTGGATTAAAAGGTGTGACTGTGCTTGGTCCACCGCTCGGTTCATACCGCCTGCCACTTCTCAGTTTTACAGTTAAAGGATATCAATCCAATGAAGTTGTAGTCATTCTTGACCAACACTATCGTATTGCGGTTCGGGGAGGACTCCATTGTGCACCGGATGTTCATCAGCAATACGGCACAAAGGATACGGGCGCCATTCGTGTGAGCGTGAGTTGGTTTACAACAGTAGAAGAAGTCGATTTATTCATTGCGGCAATGAAAGATATTGTTGAAGCGATCGTGTGA
- a CDS encoding DUF951 domain-containing protein codes for MIEKEFHLGDYVVMKKPHPCGTNEWEIIRMGMDIRIKCRNCGRSVLMQRRDFEKMLKKVVQSKDAAQ; via the coding sequence ATGATTGAGAAGGAATTTCATCTCGGTGATTATGTTGTTATGAAAAAACCTCATCCCTGCGGGACAAATGAGTGGGAAATTATCCGCATGGGCATGGATATCCGCATTAAATGTAGAAATTGCGGAAGAAGTGTTCTTATGCAGCGCAGGGATTTTGAAAAGATGCTAAAAAAAGTGGTCCAATCAAAGGATGCAGCTCAATGA
- a CDS encoding DUF554 domain-containing protein, with product MFLAGPIVNTIAIMVGSFIGLVFHRIPERLKVTVMQGMGIFVAVLGISMALQAPNDTLYVILSLVVGGVVGSLMDLEGKLETFGSWLETKLGRSGGKLSQAFVFASLVYGVGSMAILGSIQSGVSGKNTILYLKSALDGFSSVIFTSTMGIGIGLSAFPILLYEGGLAAIAHYFGADLRNAVIISDVTAVGGILIVGIGLNVLEIVKIRVGNLLPSMLVVALLRYAGLHYSSLLLFLHL from the coding sequence GTGTTTTTGGCGGGACCAATCGTCAATACGATTGCGATCATGGTTGGGTCATTCATTGGTCTGGTCTTTCATCGTATCCCTGAGCGGTTAAAAGTAACCGTAATGCAGGGAATGGGCATATTTGTTGCAGTTTTAGGGATTTCCATGGCCTTACAGGCGCCCAATGATACGTTGTACGTGATCCTCTCGCTCGTGGTAGGCGGGGTTGTCGGTTCACTCATGGATCTAGAGGGTAAATTGGAAACCTTCGGATCGTGGCTGGAAACAAAGCTTGGTCGCTCAGGCGGGAAGCTTTCTCAGGCATTTGTGTTTGCAAGCTTGGTGTACGGTGTGGGGTCCATGGCAATTTTAGGATCTATACAAAGTGGTGTAAGTGGCAAGAATACGATACTCTATCTAAAAAGCGCTCTCGATGGGTTTTCATCCGTCATATTCACCTCGACAATGGGCATAGGGATAGGACTATCTGCTTTTCCCATCCTGCTTTATGAAGGTGGTCTGGCTGCGATTGCTCACTATTTTGGGGCAGATCTTAGAAACGCTGTGATCATTTCAGATGTGACGGCAGTCGGTGGTATACTTATCGTGGGCATAGGACTGAATGTCCTTGAGATTGTTAAAATCCGAGTAGGTAATCTGCTCCCGAGTATGCTTGTTGTAGCACTATTGCGATACGCCGGACTGCATTACAGTTCTCTACTCTTGTTTCTCCATCTTTAA
- a CDS encoding ParB/RepB/Spo0J family partition protein, with product MKAKGGLGKGLEALIPQITENEGDVVIQTVRVSELSPNPYQPRREFDSDRLQELVESIREHGVLQPIVVRKRAVGFGYEIIAGERRFRAAQQVGLHELPAVVRNFSDRDAMEIALIENLQREDLNAIEIAEAYVRIMEHFSLTQEEMAVRVGQSRSHVANLIRLLSLPASLQESVSRGTLSMGHARALLGVDQAELQIQLAKRIESEGLSVRDVEQIVQENRNVPRETNKTDKRKEEREKRPAVLQEYESLFRDCLGTAVRIQQGKRKGKIEIEYYTMDDLERILAIVHAEHR from the coding sequence ATGAAGGCTAAGGGTGGGCTTGGAAAGGGACTTGAAGCTTTAATTCCGCAAATAACGGAAAATGAAGGCGATGTAGTCATTCAAACGGTTCGAGTTTCCGAACTTTCTCCCAACCCTTATCAACCGAGGCGTGAGTTTGACTCTGACCGTTTGCAGGAACTCGTCGAATCAATTCGCGAGCACGGCGTCTTGCAACCGATTGTTGTGAGAAAAAGAGCGGTTGGATTTGGCTACGAAATCATCGCTGGTGAGCGAAGATTTCGTGCGGCACAACAGGTTGGCCTTCATGAATTGCCCGCGGTGGTTCGTAACTTTAGTGATCGTGATGCGATGGAGATTGCCCTCATTGAAAACTTGCAGCGCGAGGACTTAAATGCTATTGAGATTGCTGAAGCATATGTCCGGATTATGGAACATTTTTCTTTGACACAAGAAGAAATGGCTGTACGTGTCGGTCAAAGTCGTTCGCATGTTGCGAATTTGATTCGGTTGCTCAGTCTTCCTGCGTCGCTTCAAGAAAGTGTTTCACGTGGAACGCTCTCGATGGGTCACGCACGGGCCTTGCTGGGAGTTGACCAGGCTGAGCTGCAAATTCAGTTGGCGAAACGAATTGAGTCTGAAGGACTAAGCGTTCGCGATGTGGAGCAAATTGTGCAAGAGAATCGCAATGTTCCACGTGAAACAAATAAAACTGATAAGAGAAAAGAAGAGAGAGAGAAACGTCCCGCAGTGCTTCAGGAGTATGAATCGCTATTCCGTGATTGCTTGGGAACGGCTGTGCGCATTCAACAAGGAAAACGGAAGGGTAAAATTGAAATTGAGTACTATACGATGGATGATTTAGAGCGAATCTTGGCGATTGTTCACGCAGAACACCGATGA
- the rpsR gene encoding 30S ribosomal protein S18: protein MARKGRGGKRKRVCQFCVDKIAVVDYKESPRLAKYLTERGKILPRRISGNCAGHQRQVTVAIKRARQVALLPYTTE, encoded by the coding sequence ATGGCACGTAAGGGTCGTGGTGGAAAGCGTAAACGCGTTTGCCAATTTTGCGTCGATAAGATTGCCGTCGTGGATTATAAAGAGTCTCCAAGACTCGCGAAATATCTCACAGAGCGGGGTAAAATTCTTCCGCGTCGCATCTCGGGAAACTGCGCTGGACACCAGCGTCAAGTTACGGTTGCGATTAAGCGAGCTCGTCAGGTCGCGTTGTTGCCTTATACAACGGAATAA
- the rpsF gene encoding 30S ribosomal protein S6, whose translation MRKYETLYVLRPDLEPEKTQELVERFKGVVTTNGGETLEVNEWGKRRLAYEIEEYREGYYVLMQYNADTDFTSELERLMRISEDVLRYLTLRVEE comes from the coding sequence ATGCGCAAGTATGAAACCTTGTACGTGCTCCGTCCAGACCTCGAGCCAGAAAAAACGCAAGAACTTGTTGAACGCTTTAAAGGAGTCGTTACCACGAATGGTGGCGAAACGCTTGAAGTGAACGAATGGGGAAAGCGTCGTTTGGCTTACGAGATCGAGGAGTATCGTGAAGGATACTACGTTCTGATGCAGTACAATGCTGACACAGATTTTACATCCGAACTCGAACGCCTCATGCGGATCAGCGAAGACGTATTGCGATATCTAACGTTGCGTGTCGAGGAGTAA
- a CDS encoding ParA family protein, protein MARVMAIANQKGGVGKTTTSVNLGASLAALGKRVLLIDIDPQGNTTSGVGINKGDVSNCIYDVIMNEVEPRESIVTTDQDNLWIIPATIQLAGAEIELGPTIAREARLRRAIADVRSEYDYILIDCPPSLGLLTINALTASDSVVIPVQCEYYALEGLTQLLSTIRYVQKYFNKSLEIQGVVLTMLDARTNLGIQVIEDVKKYFREKVYQTIIPRNVRLSEAPSHGKSILQYDAKSRGAEVYLDLAKEVIGL, encoded by the coding sequence ATGGCGAGAGTGATGGCGATCGCCAACCAAAAGGGTGGCGTAGGAAAGACCACGACAAGTGTCAATTTAGGTGCGAGTCTCGCGGCTCTTGGCAAGCGTGTATTACTGATTGATATCGATCCGCAGGGAAATACGACATCAGGTGTGGGAATCAATAAAGGCGATGTATCGAATTGCATCTATGACGTCATCATGAATGAGGTTGAGCCTCGCGAGTCGATTGTGACGACGGATCAGGATAATTTATGGATTATCCCTGCGACGATACAATTGGCTGGCGCAGAAATCGAGTTGGGTCCGACGATTGCGCGTGAGGCTCGTCTGCGTCGCGCGATTGCAGATGTTCGATCAGAATATGACTATATCCTCATCGACTGTCCTCCATCGCTTGGACTTCTTACAATCAATGCATTGACTGCATCAGATTCCGTTGTGATTCCAGTTCAATGTGAGTATTATGCGCTTGAAGGGCTAACTCAATTGTTAAGTACCATTCGGTATGTTCAGAAATACTTTAATAAGTCGCTTGAAATCCAAGGTGTTGTCCTGACAATGCTTGATGCGAGAACAAACTTGGGTATTCAGGTGATTGAGGATGTGAAAAAGTATTTTCGAGAGAAGGTATATCAAACGATCATTCCTCGCAATGTTAGGTTGAGCGAAGCGCCAAGTCACGGCAAATCGATTCTTCAGTATGATGCAAAATCAAGAGGTGCAGAGGTGTATCTTGATCTTGCGAAGGAAGTGATAGGGCTATGA